In the genome of Ignavibacteriales bacterium, one region contains:
- a CDS encoding TerC family protein yields MLDFLLNEFAFWIIFGVIVSILFFVDLYVTDHRRGTITLKASLMWSGVWILTALLFNLFIYLHLEDGHTKGIEFLTGYLIEKSLSVDNLFVFLMIFNVMGVPPESQPHVLKWGIIGAIVFRVIFVFAGVGLLNLFHPIIYIFGIVLLYAAYKMAFGGEHKIDPDKSMLVKFITRYFNFTPTYHGRKFFIRKEGKRFATSLFLTLILIESSDIVFAVDSIPAVIAITTDTFIIISSNIFAILGLRALYFALAGIVDLFIYLKYGVALILFYVGIKMLISEVYKIPTEISLTIIIGVLTLSVILSLLIKKKPAR; encoded by the coding sequence ATGCTTGACTTTTTATTGAACGAATTCGCATTCTGGATAATATTTGGCGTCATCGTTTCAATACTCTTTTTTGTTGACCTGTACGTTACAGATCACCGAAGAGGTACTATAACATTAAAAGCCAGTCTTATGTGGAGCGGTGTATGGATACTTACCGCTCTGCTTTTTAATCTTTTCATTTATCTTCATCTCGAAGATGGTCACACTAAAGGCATTGAATTCCTTACAGGTTACCTAATTGAAAAATCCCTGTCAGTAGATAATCTGTTCGTCTTCCTGATGATCTTTAATGTTATGGGTGTTCCACCGGAAAGCCAGCCGCATGTACTTAAATGGGGAATTATCGGTGCAATTGTCTTCCGAGTGATCTTTGTTTTTGCCGGTGTTGGTCTGTTGAATTTGTTTCATCCTATCATTTATATATTCGGTATTGTACTTCTGTATGCCGCATATAAAATGGCTTTTGGCGGTGAACACAAAATTGATCCGGACAAAAGTATGCTCGTAAAATTTATTACCCGTTATTTTAATTTTACTCCCACATATCACGGCAGGAAATTTTTTATTCGTAAAGAAGGAAAGCGATTTGCAACTTCCCTTTTTCTGACCCTGATTCTGATAGAATCATCAGACATAGTTTTTGCAGTCGATTCAATTCCCGCTGTGATTGCGATAACAACTGATACATTCATAATAATCTCATCAAACATTTTTGCGATACTTGGATTAAGAGCTTTGTATTTTGCACTAGCAGGAATTGTTGATTTGTTTATTTATCTGAAGTATGGGGTCGCATTAATTCTGTTTTACGTCGGGATAAAAATGTTAATATCCGAAGTTTATAAGATCCCGACAGAGATATCGCTTACCATAATAATTGGAGTGTTAACACTATCAGTTATACTCTCACTTCTTATTAAGAAAAAACCTGCTCGTTAA
- a CDS encoding thiamine diphosphokinase, with amino-acid sequence MNKYLVLANGNPPAKSVISYLNNIGYNKLICADGGANKALSLKLKPDIIIGDLDSISSKTLRYFKGKSRIIRLKRQNDTDVEKCLKHLISKKINEVILLGVTGDRLDHTFCNLGIVLKFYNKIKITIIAENSVLQPVTGSATFITKSKEIISLYGIDPKTKITTKGLKYSLNNENLPFGIRDGTSNLALGNEITLNVKKGIIFMIRDFNVMKRYGLFQQH; translated from the coding sequence ATGAATAAATATTTAGTACTCGCTAATGGAAATCCTCCTGCAAAATCTGTTATCAGTTATTTGAATAACATCGGGTATAATAAATTGATCTGTGCAGACGGTGGAGCAAATAAAGCATTATCACTTAAACTAAAACCGGATATTATAATAGGTGACCTTGATTCTATCAGCAGTAAAACACTGAGGTATTTCAAGGGTAAATCCAGGATTATCAGACTTAAAAGGCAGAATGACACCGATGTTGAAAAGTGTCTGAAGCACCTGATAAGTAAAAAGATAAATGAAGTAATCCTGCTTGGTGTGACGGGGGACAGACTTGATCATACATTCTGCAATCTTGGAATTGTTTTAAAATTCTACAATAAAATAAAAATTACGATCATCGCTGAAAATTCTGTTCTTCAGCCTGTCACCGGATCGGCAACATTCATCACAAAAAGTAAAGAGATCATTTCATTGTACGGTATCGACCCCAAAACAAAAATTACAACAAAAGGATTGAAGTATTCATTGAATAATGAGAACTTACCATTTGGAATCAGGGATGGTACTAGTAATCTAGCATTGGGGAATGAGATTACCTTAAATGTTAAAAAAGGTATTATTTTTATGATCAGAGATTTTAATGTGATGAAAAGATATGGTCTCTTTCAGCAGCATTGA
- a CDS encoding tyrosine--tRNA ligase, producing MSFPPVKEQLDIIRRGAFEIIPEEELEQKLTKSYKEGTPLNIKLGCDPSRPDLHIGHAVVLRKLAQFQELGHQAILIIGDFTGMIGDPSGRNVTRPALSLDETRKNGESYFEQASKILHKEKTKIVYNSEWLGKMSFEDVIKLSSKYTVARMLERDDFTKRFKSGEPISVHEFLYPLAQAMDSVAIKSDVELGGTDQKFNLLVGRAVQREYGIEPQVILTMPLLVGTDGVEKMSKSYNNYVGISESPQEIFGKTLSIPDNLIYNYFELATDISNQELIEIKTKLDDASNNPRDLKRYLAKTLVRIYHNSEAAIEAEAEFDRIFIKKEIPDDIPEIQIDEKELNILDLIIKVGFAPSKGEARRLVTQGGVMIDNNKTEDINSTIKLDKEIILKVGKRKFIRIKSK from the coding sequence ATTTCTTTCCCGCCTGTTAAAGAGCAGCTTGATATAATAAGAAGGGGTGCGTTCGAAATAATTCCCGAAGAAGAATTAGAACAAAAACTTACTAAGTCTTACAAAGAAGGAACCCCGTTAAATATAAAATTAGGCTGTGACCCAAGCCGACCTGACCTTCATATTGGTCATGCAGTTGTTTTAAGAAAACTCGCACAGTTTCAGGAACTCGGTCATCAGGCAATACTAATTATTGGTGACTTTACCGGAATGATCGGAGATCCTTCCGGAAGAAATGTTACTCGCCCCGCACTTTCTCTTGACGAAACAAGAAAGAACGGCGAATCATATTTTGAGCAGGCGTCAAAAATACTTCACAAGGAAAAAACAAAAATTGTCTATAACTCAGAATGGCTCGGCAAAATGAGTTTTGAAGATGTAATAAAACTCTCTTCAAAATATACAGTAGCCAGAATGTTAGAGCGCGATGATTTTACAAAAAGATTTAAGAGTGGTGAACCAATAAGTGTTCATGAATTTTTATATCCGCTTGCACAGGCAATGGACTCAGTGGCAATTAAAAGCGATGTTGAACTTGGCGGAACAGATCAGAAATTTAACTTGCTTGTTGGACGTGCTGTACAAAGAGAATATGGAATTGAGCCACAGGTTATTCTTACAATGCCTTTGTTGGTTGGAACTGATGGTGTTGAGAAGATGAGCAAATCATACAATAATTATGTTGGAATATCAGAATCACCACAGGAAATTTTTGGTAAGACACTTTCAATTCCTGATAATTTAATTTATAATTACTTTGAACTTGCAACGGATATTTCAAACCAGGAATTAATTGAAATAAAAACTAAACTTGATGATGCTTCAAATAATCCAAGAGATCTCAAGCGTTATCTTGCAAAAACATTGGTAAGAATTTATCACAACTCAGAAGCTGCAATTGAAGCTGAAGCTGAGTTTGACAGGATATTTATCAAAAAAGAAATTCCTGATGATATTCCTGAGATACAAATAGATGAAAAAGAACTCAACATACTTGACCTGATAATCAAAGTCGGATTTGCACCGTCTAAAGGTGAAGCAAGACGGTTGGTTACTCAGGGTGGTGTTATGATTGATAACAATAAAACAGAAGATATTAATTCAACAATCAAATTAGATAAAGAAATAATCCTTAAAGTAGGAAAAAGAAAATTTATCAGAATAAAAAGCAAGTAA
- a CDS encoding MFS transporter, translated as MIKPRLSFWQIWNMSFGFLGIQFGFALQNANVSRIFETLGASIDAIPLLWMAAPVTGLVIQPIIGHMSDKTWNRLGRRRPYFLAGALLASTAIIFMPNSPTLWVAAGMLWIMDASINISMEPFRAFVGDMLPSEQRTIGFSMQSFFIGIGAIIASALPYMMTNWFGISNTANPGQIPDSVKFSFYIGGAVFLLAVLYTVFSTKEYSPEELKKYSEAENKSSNTHSDSKNIPGSSFISKGIIWLLAGLIVSAILYFVLNESDYGLYVLFVGAVIFGLLQIAAGVFTNQNKTSGGFVSVLNDLYNMPKTMKQLAVVQFFSWFALFAMWIYTTPAVTHHIYGATDPSSELYNKGADWVGVLMSVYNGFAAIMAFVLVWLAKKTNRKTVHMISLIVGGIAFASFYVIKDPNLLLVSELGIGLAWASILAMPYAILAGSLPAEKMGVYMGIFNFFIVIPQITAAAILGFFVKEIFAGEAIYALLLGGASMVVAGLMVMIVEDKD; from the coding sequence ATGATAAAACCCCGACTTTCCTTCTGGCAAATCTGGAATATGAGTTTCGGATTTCTTGGCATTCAATTCGGATTCGCTCTTCAAAATGCAAATGTAAGCAGAATTTTTGAAACACTTGGCGCAAGTATAGATGCTATTCCGCTACTATGGATGGCGGCTCCAGTTACAGGCTTGGTCATTCAGCCGATCATCGGTCATATGAGTGATAAAACCTGGAACAGGTTGGGAAGACGACGTCCATATTTTCTAGCTGGAGCATTATTAGCCTCAACTGCAATTATCTTTATGCCTAACTCGCCAACATTATGGGTTGCGGCAGGAATGCTATGGATAATGGATGCATCGATAAATATTTCGATGGAACCTTTCCGCGCTTTTGTCGGCGATATGCTTCCTTCCGAACAGCGGACAATCGGGTTTTCAATGCAGAGTTTCTTTATTGGTATTGGTGCTATTATCGCTTCAGCACTTCCTTATATGATGACGAACTGGTTTGGAATTTCTAATACTGCGAATCCGGGGCAAATTCCTGATTCAGTCAAATTTTCATTTTACATTGGCGGTGCTGTATTTCTTTTAGCTGTGCTCTATACTGTCTTCTCAACTAAAGAATATTCACCTGAAGAATTGAAAAAGTATTCGGAAGCAGAAAACAAATCCTCAAACACACATTCCGATTCTAAAAATATACCTGGTTCATCTTTTATTAGTAAAGGAATTATCTGGTTGTTGGCAGGACTTATTGTCTCAGCAATCTTATACTTCGTTTTAAATGAAAGTGATTACGGTCTTTATGTATTATTTGTTGGAGCAGTTATTTTCGGACTGCTTCAAATAGCAGCAGGTGTTTTCACAAATCAAAATAAAACTTCCGGTGGATTTGTTTCTGTTCTTAATGATCTTTATAACATGCCAAAGACTATGAAGCAGCTTGCTGTTGTTCAGTTCTTTTCATGGTTTGCTTTGTTTGCGATGTGGATATATACGACTCCTGCAGTAACACATCATATTTATGGTGCAACTGATCCATCGTCTGAACTTTATAACAAAGGTGCGGATTGGGTTGGAGTGCTTATGTCTGTTTATAATGGTTTTGCTGCTATTATGGCATTCGTTCTTGTATGGCTTGCAAAGAAAACCAACAGAAAAACTGTACACATGATATCTTTGATTGTTGGTGGAATTGCATTTGCTTCTTTCTATGTCATCAAAGATCCAAATCTTCTTTTAGTATCAGAACTAGGAATAGGTTTGGCGTGGGCTTCAATACTTGCTATGCCTTATGCTATACTAGCTGGTTCATTGCCTGCTGAAAAGATGGGAGTCTATATGGGAATTTTTAATTTCTTCATTGTTATTCCCCAGATAACAGCAGCGGCAATCCTCGGATTTTTTGTTAAAGAAATTTTTGCAGGCGAAGCAATTTATGCATTACTGCTCGGTGGTGCTTCAATGGTAGTTGCCGGTTTAATGGTAATGATTGTTGAGGATAAGGATTAG
- the smpB gene encoding SsrA-binding protein SmpB: MTESVEEKNIAVNRKARHEYLILQTLEAGIALTGTEVKSLRAGKANLVDGYATVQNGEVFLVSVHISEYTQGNINNHDPVRTRKLLLNKSEIRKLIGKVKEKGLTLIPLRLYFKNGKVKVEIAVAKGKKTYDKRHAIAKKDFERDQERKIKY; this comes from the coding sequence ATGACTGAATCCGTTGAAGAAAAGAATATTGCGGTAAACAGGAAAGCCAGACACGAATATCTTATACTGCAGACTCTTGAAGCCGGAATTGCGCTTACCGGTACAGAGGTTAAATCTTTACGTGCCGGCAAAGCAAACCTTGTTGATGGTTACGCAACGGTTCAAAATGGTGAAGTTTTTTTGGTAAGTGTGCACATAAGTGAGTATACTCAGGGGAATATTAATAACCACGATCCGGTAAGAACCCGCAAACTGCTTCTCAATAAAAGTGAGATCAGAAAACTGATCGGGAAAGTTAAAGAAAAAGGATTGACGTTAATTCCACTCAGACTTTATTTCAAGAACGGTAAAGTTAAGGTTGAAATTGCTGTTGCTAAAGGAAAAAAGACTTACGATAAACGTCACGCAATCGCTAAAAAGGATTTTGAACGTGATCAAGAAAGAAAAATTAAATACTAA
- a CDS encoding antitoxin: protein METAKLFDSGNSQAVRIPKKFKLKGKEAYITKVGDAIVILPKKEKWSSLFESLSKFSDDFMSEREQPLLDEREDLF, encoded by the coding sequence ATGGAAACAGCAAAGTTATTCGATAGCGGCAATAGTCAGGCGGTCAGAATTCCAAAAAAATTTAAACTGAAAGGTAAAGAAGCATACATTACCAAAGTTGGTGACGCGATAGTTATTCTTCCCAAAAAAGAAAAATGGTCTTCGCTTTTTGAAAGTCTTAGCAAATTTTCTGATGATTTTATGAGTGAACGCGAACAACCACTTTTGGACGAAAGGGAAGACTTGTTTTGA
- a CDS encoding type II toxin-antitoxin system VapC family toxin has translation MKYLLDTNICIYIIKKNPSKVIEKFRRLKPGSVAISSITVSELYYGVYKSSRQNENMIALQEFLQPLEVLDFCLEDALEYGKIRTQLEEKGKLVGAMDLLIASIAKRNNLILVTNNTKEFTRIPELICENWI, from the coding sequence ATGAAGTACTTATTAGACACAAATATTTGTATTTACATTATCAAAAAAAATCCATCAAAAGTCATTGAAAAATTCCGGAGGTTGAAGCCAGGTAGCGTTGCCATATCTTCAATAACTGTTTCTGAACTTTACTATGGGGTTTACAAGAGTTCCAGACAAAATGAGAATATGATAGCATTGCAGGAATTTTTACAGCCTCTTGAAGTATTGGATTTCTGTTTAGAAGATGCTTTAGAGTATGGTAAGATCAGAACCCAACTCGAAGAAAAAGGAAAACTGGTTGGTGCAATGGATTTATTAATTGCATCAATTGCTAAAAGAAATAATCTTATTCTTGTCACAAATAATACAAAGGAGTTTACAAGAATTCCTGAGTTAATTTGCGAAAATTGGATTTAA
- a CDS encoding sodium:solute symporter family protein, which produces MVSFSSIDLILIAVFFISLLIIGFAASRSVSSNAETYLLSNRNLGLFLFVLVNVSTWYGGILGVGEFTYRYGIVSWVTQGLPYYIFAFLFALLFAKKIREASLFTIPDKLRAEYGNAVGLISAVIVFILVSPAPYLLMVSSLLSLVTGISLEFCLLISLILSLSYIIFGGFKSTVYTDVMQFFVMFIGFGVLFFVALTDYGGLSFIKSNVPEGHLTASGDLPPFVMIVWFLIALWTFADPGFHQRCYAAKTGKIASKGILISIIFFALFDLLTTTSGLYAKAIILDLDQPMLAYPMLAEKILSPGLKGLFYAALFATIISTLNSFLFLSGTTIGRDFIFQFTHEKSELELRYFTIIGLIISSIIAFILSNVISSVIQIWYTLGSLCIPGILIGVISSYYPKLKISSSMMVIEMIAAVSSSILWLILQDKFPEESTLSLVEPMLIGLLAAIVIHTIGLTSRFFLNKK; this is translated from the coding sequence ATGGTCTCTTTCAGCAGCATTGATTTAATATTAATTGCGGTATTCTTTATATCTCTGCTCATCATTGGGTTTGCTGCGTCAAGAAGCGTATCATCAAACGCTGAAACATATCTCCTTTCAAACCGTAACCTGGGATTATTTTTATTTGTATTAGTTAATGTGTCAACGTGGTATGGCGGTATACTTGGAGTAGGAGAGTTTACTTACAGGTATGGAATTGTAAGCTGGGTAACCCAGGGATTGCCATATTATATTTTCGCATTTCTGTTTGCTCTGCTGTTTGCAAAAAAAATCCGGGAAGCTTCACTCTTTACTATTCCCGATAAACTGCGTGCTGAGTATGGAAATGCCGTTGGATTGATCTCAGCGGTGATTGTTTTCATTCTTGTTTCACCGGCACCTTACCTGTTAATGGTTTCAAGTTTATTGTCATTAGTTACAGGGATCAGTTTAGAATTTTGCCTGCTGATAAGTCTAATCCTGTCGTTATCATATATAATATTCGGAGGCTTTAAATCGACTGTTTACACTGATGTAATGCAATTCTTCGTAATGTTTATCGGGTTCGGCGTATTATTTTTTGTCGCACTCACAGATTACGGCGGATTATCATTCATCAAATCAAATGTTCCTGAAGGGCATTTAACAGCTTCGGGCGACTTGCCTCCGTTTGTTATGATCGTGTGGTTCTTAATTGCTTTGTGGACGTTTGCTGATCCAGGTTTTCACCAAAGATGTTATGCAGCTAAAACAGGAAAGATTGCTTCAAAAGGAATTTTAATATCAATCATTTTCTTTGCTCTCTTCGATTTACTGACTACAACTTCGGGTTTGTATGCGAAAGCAATAATCCTTGATCTTGATCAACCGATGCTTGCTTATCCAATGCTGGCAGAAAAAATTCTTTCTCCGGGGTTGAAAGGATTATTTTATGCTGCTCTCTTTGCAACGATAATTTCAACGCTGAATAGTTTTTTATTTTTAAGCGGAACAACAATCGGCAGGGATTTTATTTTTCAATTCACACATGAAAAGTCCGAGCTTGAACTCAGATACTTTACAATAATCGGATTAATTATTTCATCAATAATCGCATTCATTCTTTCAAATGTGATTTCTTCGGTAATACAAATCTGGTACACGTTGGGTTCTCTTTGTATACCCGGAATATTAATTGGTGTAATTAGTTCTTACTATCCAAAGCTTAAAATAAGCAGCAGTATGATGGTTATTGAAATGATAGCAGCGGTTTCATCAAGCATATTATGGCTGATACTTCAGGATAAATTTCCTGAAGAATCAACATTATCACTGGTTGAGCCAATGCTGATAGGGCTTCTGGCAGCAATTGTTATTCACACTATTGGTTTAACGAGCAGGTTTTTTCTTAATAAGAAGTGA
- a CDS encoding sugar ABC transporter permease, with translation MKKKNLLVDILTYLFLIVFTLIALYPIINVFTISIRPDDKLLSTNLDIIPDNATFRQYIELFTNRPFLLWVWNSTIVSGIVTLTGVALASTAGYALSRFKFIGKQVSMVGILTTQMFPATMLLLPMYIMLIKLELLNSYLGIIIVYSATALPFCIWQMKGYYDTIPFSLEESARIDGCNKWQAFYKIIFPLAAPALVITALFSFMTAWSEYIVAAQVLQDTELYTLPLGLKSFQSNLTTEWGLYAAAALVVSIPVVALFIILSKWLVSGLTLGSVKG, from the coding sequence ATGAAGAAAAAAAATCTTTTAGTTGATATACTCACATACTTGTTCCTTATCGTTTTTACTTTGATTGCACTGTATCCGATTATAAATGTGTTTACGATTTCAATACGTCCGGATGATAAATTACTCTCAACCAATCTTGATATTATTCCCGACAACGCAACTTTCAGACAATACATTGAACTCTTTACTAATCGACCATTCCTGTTATGGGTTTGGAATTCCACAATTGTGTCAGGTATTGTAACATTAACTGGAGTCGCACTTGCTTCAACTGCCGGTTATGCTTTATCAAGATTTAAATTTATTGGTAAGCAGGTTAGTATGGTTGGTATTCTGACAACACAAATGTTCCCGGCTACTATGCTTCTTCTTCCAATGTATATTATGCTTATTAAACTTGAACTTTTGAACAGCTATCTTGGAATCATCATAGTTTATTCTGCGACCGCACTACCGTTTTGTATCTGGCAGATGAAAGGATATTACGATACCATTCCATTCAGTCTTGAAGAATCGGCAAGGATCGATGGATGCAATAAATGGCAGGCATTTTATAAAATAATTTTCCCGCTTGCTGCACCGGCTTTGGTAATCACCGCTTTGTTTTCATTTATGACAGCCTGGTCTGAATATATTGTGGCTGCGCAGGTTCTACAGGACACTGAATTATATACTCTTCCGCTTGGATTAAAATCATTTCAATCAAACCTAACAACGGAATGGGGATTATATGCTGCCGCAGCGCTTGTGGTAAGCATCCCCGTTGTTGCATTGTTTATCATTCTTAGTAAATGGCTTGTATCGGGATTAACACTTGGAAGTGTGAAGGGGTAG
- a CDS encoding arginine decarboxylase, pyruvoyl-dependent, which yields MYVPTKIFFTKGVGRHKEYLTSFELALRSANIEICNLVTVSSIFPTNCKRITKEEGLKLLQPGQITFSVMARNSTNEPNRLVAASIGVALPADNNAYGYLSEHHPFGQTEKVAGDYAEDLAATMLATTLGVEFNPDIDWSERENIYKMSGKIVRSFNVTQSAEGDKTGMWTTVLAAGILLP from the coding sequence TTGTATGTACCAACAAAAATATTTTTCACAAAGGGTGTCGGAAGGCACAAAGAATATCTAACATCATTCGAGCTGGCGCTTCGCAGTGCTAATATCGAGATATGTAATCTTGTTACAGTAAGCAGTATTTTTCCGACAAACTGTAAAAGAATTACCAAAGAAGAAGGATTAAAACTTCTTCAGCCGGGACAGATTACATTTTCTGTCATGGCAAGAAATTCCACCAATGAACCGAACCGCCTTGTAGCCGCTTCAATTGGGGTTGCACTACCCGCTGACAATAATGCGTATGGTTATTTGTCGGAGCATCACCCGTTCGGTCAAACTGAAAAAGTTGCTGGCGATTATGCTGAAGACCTTGCCGCAACAATGCTCGCCACTACATTGGGTGTAGAATTTAATCCTGATATAGACTGGAGCGAAAGGGAAAATATTTATAAAATGTCCGGAAAAATTGTTCGTTCATTTAACGTAACCCAAAGCGCTGAAGGTGATAAAACCGGAATGTGGACAACTGTTCTTGCCGCGGGGATACTACTCCCTTAG
- a CDS encoding extracellular solute-binding protein translates to MRPEEKNILQRQIDEYTKLNPGIRVIQLYKETEEMRSGYIVAAIGGQGPDLIYGPSDQVGPFAEMEIIKPLDTIFTQEYIESFNPNALIYSNGKLWQLADKLGNHLTLVYNKKLVPVPPKTDKELIEIGQRVTKDFDGDGRTDQYGLVWNYTEPYFFIPFLTGYGGWVLDSLNQPTLNTPAMIKGLNFISALRDKYKIIPNEADYDIADVLFKEGKAGMMINGDWSWSSYGNAGIDYGISILPLMTETGKYATPMVAPKGYSINKNVDEVKLEKVKSLLFYLMSPEKQLETALEVKTFPSQKILYDDPRLTNDDILLNSMKQIELGIPLPIVTEMRAIWDAMRPSYQAVLGGAVSPEKAAADMQKSAITKIKELREDVVNPTFGLILQLIAVVIIVVVLFLMRRSIVDFFKNLKRDSFAYYLALPAILIMLAVIFYPFFYNIVLSFSNMSLAHINDWSLIGFDQYIKVFSEPEFYSIFLKTIIWTSANMIFHVMLGVTLALLLNRNLPGTPIFRTLLILPWAVPQYIVALTWRGMFNYEYGAINLILVKYLSMSPVEWLKSPVEAFSAVIITNIWLGFPFMMIIALGALQSIPQELYEAADLDGARWYHKLKTITIPLIKPVMIPAITLGVIWTFNNLNVVWLVSNAGEPSDKTHILVSFVYKAAFNLYRYGYAAAFSVIIFLILLVFGLTFLKKTKATESVY, encoded by the coding sequence ATGCGCCCCGAGGAAAAGAATATTCTTCAAAGGCAGATTGATGAGTATACCAAACTTAATCCCGGCATAAGAGTAATCCAGCTTTATAAAGAAACAGAAGAGATGCGTTCAGGCTATATTGTTGCTGCCATCGGCGGGCAAGGACCGGATCTCATTTACGGTCCATCTGACCAGGTTGGTCCTTTTGCTGAAATGGAAATCATTAAACCTCTTGATACGATTTTTACACAGGAGTATATCGAATCATTCAATCCAAATGCATTAATATACTCCAACGGAAAACTGTGGCAGCTTGCAGACAAACTTGGTAATCATCTGACTCTCGTCTATAATAAAAAACTTGTTCCCGTTCCTCCCAAAACCGATAAGGAATTAATTGAAATTGGTCAACGTGTTACAAAAGATTTTGACGGTGACGGAAGAACAGATCAATATGGATTAGTGTGGAATTATACTGAACCATATTTCTTCATTCCATTTCTGACAGGATATGGCGGTTGGGTACTTGATAGCTTAAATCAGCCTACACTCAATACGCCTGCAATGATTAAAGGATTGAATTTCATTTCAGCGTTAAGGGATAAGTACAAAATAATTCCCAACGAAGCTGACTATGATATAGCAGATGTTCTTTTCAAAGAAGGCAAAGCCGGAATGATGATCAATGGTGATTGGTCATGGTCAAGTTACGGCAACGCAGGAATTGATTATGGAATTTCCATACTTCCCTTAATGACAGAAACAGGGAAGTACGCCACACCTATGGTTGCGCCCAAAGGTTATTCAATCAATAAAAATGTTGATGAAGTAAAACTTGAAAAAGTTAAATCACTTCTTTTCTATTTGATGAGTCCTGAAAAGCAGCTTGAGACGGCACTTGAGGTAAAAACATTTCCAAGTCAAAAAATTCTTTATGATGATCCGAGACTTACTAATGATGATATACTGCTTAACTCAATGAAGCAGATAGAACTTGGAATTCCGCTGCCGATAGTAACTGAGATGCGTGCTATCTGGGATGCGATGCGTCCTTCATATCAGGCAGTGTTAGGAGGTGCAGTATCACCGGAAAAAGCTGCAGCAGATATGCAAAAATCTGCTATTACAAAAATTAAAGAGTTGAGAGAGGATGTTGTAAATCCAACCTTTGGATTAATACTTCAGTTGATAGCAGTGGTAATTATTGTCGTCGTATTATTTCTTATGAGAAGATCGATTGTTGATTTCTTCAAGAATTTAAAGCGGGATTCATTCGCATACTACCTGGCTCTGCCGGCAATTTTAATAATGCTTGCAGTTATTTTTTATCCGTTCTTTTACAACATAGTTTTATCATTTTCAAATATGAGTCTTGCTCATATCAATGACTGGAGCTTAATAGGATTTGATCAGTACATAAAAGTTTTCTCTGAGCCGGAGTTTTATTCGATCTTTTTGAAGACGATAATCTGGACATCGGCAAATATGATTTTCCATGTAATGTTAGGAGTAACATTGGCGTTACTACTAAATAGGAATTTACCCGGTACTCCGATTTTCAGAACGTTGCTGATCTTACCGTGGGCTGTCCCGCAATATATTGTGGCTTTAACCTGGCGGGGAATGTTTAACTATGAATACGGCGCTATCAATTTAATTCTTGTTAAGTACCTGTCAATGTCTCCGGTAGAATGGCTTAAATCTCCAGTCGAAGCATTTTCAGCAGTCATCATAACGAACATCTGGCTTGGATTTCCTTTTATGATGATAATTGCGCTTGGCGCTTTACAAAGTATTCCACAGGAATTATATGAAGCCGCTGATCTTGATGGTGCAAGGTGGTATCATAAACTGAAGACAATTACAATTCCATTAATTAAACCTGTAATGATCCCGGCAATTACACTTGGTGTTATATGGACGTTCAACAATCTAAATGTCGTATGGCTTGTCAGTAATGCTGGTGAACCTTCTGATAAGACTCATATTTTAGTTTCGTTTGTTTACAAGGCGGCATTTAATTTATACCGATATGGATATGCCGCTGCGTTCAGCGTTATTATATTTTTGATTTTGCTTGTCTTCGGTCTAACATTCCTGAAAAAGACTAAAGCAACAGAATCAGTTTATTAA